The following coding sequences lie in one Miscanthus floridulus cultivar M001 chromosome 9, ASM1932011v1, whole genome shotgun sequence genomic window:
- the LOC136479533 gene encoding uncharacterized protein, which produces MDCVVKSWIVATLTHDLGEIISAQGSTARHAWLAVESQFLGNHEARSIHLETRFRNFVQGDLSVTDYCRKLKKMADDLTALGEIVTDRTLVLNVIRGLNERFSHVGTLLRRARPFPTFLEARDDLILDELIMETRKDAPATALAASTTPSPAPASSGRGAGGHSKPPNNRRARCGGGGKGNSGGGPPGQGSRPTGGAQQQQQQQLAGGRPWPSVYNP; this is translated from the coding sequence ATGGATTGCGTCGTCAAGTCCTGGATCGTCGCCACGCTCACCCACGACCTTGGCGAGATCATCTCCGCCCAGGGCTCCACCGCTCGGCATGCCTGGCTCGCCGTTGAGTCACAGTTCCTTGGCAACCATGAGGCTCGTTCCATCCACCTCGAGACACGGTTTCGCAACTTCGTCCAGGGCGACCTCTCCGTCACCGACTACTGCCGCAAGCTGAAAAAGATGGCCGATGATCTCACGGCCCTTGGCGAGATCGTCACTGACCGCACGCTCGTCCTCAACGTGATCCGCGGCCTCAACGAGCGCTTCAGCCATGTTGGGACGCTTCTTCGTCGAGCTCGACCGTTCCCCACCTTCCTGGAGGCTCGTGACGACCTCATCCTCGATGAACTCATCATGGAGACCCGCAAGGACGCACCTGCCACTGCGCTCGCCGCCTCCACCACTCCCAGCCCTGCCCCTGCGTCCTCCGGCAGGGGCGCTGGTGGGCACTCCAAGCCGCCTAACAACCGCCGCGCTcgctgcggcggtggcggcaaaGGCAACAGCGGCGGTGGCCCTCCTGGACAGGGGTCACGCCCCACTGGTggcgcacagcagcagcagcagcaacagctggCCGGCGGGCGGCCATGGCCCAGCGTCTACAACCCCTAG